GACGAGCTGCTCCTTGGAGGATGCGCCAAACTCAAGATCTCCGATGCTCTTCGAGACTCCCTCCTCGATCTGCTCCTCGCCTAGGATCCTTCCTGAGCCCGATCTCGCCACTGGACATGGGTGGCTCCTCACCGCAAGCATCACCTCTGAAGAAGACTAAGACGATTGAGGCGTCGTCCCAGAAAATGGTCGCATGCGTGGCGCGCTGAGCCTTCGTGCCAGCTGTAATGAAACGTAGAACTTATTGAGCACAACGTTTGCTCACTTTCTGTTTTGTAACTGAATGTTGTCCTGAACTCGTTTTGGCGGTTTCAAAAACAACACCGCCGAATTGCGAGGAAAATGAGATGGTTAATTGCAGAGTTTGCTTGATTTTGAGCGCTATCAAAACATCAAACACGGGCCTAGCTATAGGAGATGCAACTCCTGCTACCGATGGCCTGAACACCAACAGCTTGATTTTGAGCGCTATCAAAACATCAAACACGTGCGTCCCAAATTAAGGAAACAGCCCCAAAGGGCATGCAGCGCGCGCCCCCCGACCATTCCTCCCGtcgcccctctctctctctgttccaATCCCCCTCGCTGACTGATCGATCTGTCCCGGCGCGCGTGGTCGGAGGCTGCcattggccgccgccgccaccgcccggACATCATCGTTCATCATACTAATCACCTAATCAGCCAACCTTCATTCTCTGGCTGTAGGCCGTCTCTTCCGAATTGAAGATGCATCGCTGGATCATCGCCAGCTGCGGCGACATGCGCCcggtccgccgccgcgatgcCCAAGACCAGCCCGGTACGCACTCCCAATTGATTAATTCCTCCATCCGACGTACGAATGCTTAATCAATTAATTTGTTGCATTTATGCAATGCAGAggagccacggcggcggcggtcggcgacGGTGTCCCCGCCGAGGCTGAGGAAGGAGGGGTCGGGCGGGATCCCGGTGCCCAAGGACATGGCGGAGTTCCGGACCATGTCCGAGTACGGCCATCTCAGGCTCTTCACCTATGACCAGCTCAGGCACGCCACCGCCGACTTCAGCCCCAGGCTCATCGTCGGCGAGGGCGGCTTCGGCGTCGTCTACAAggcggtcgtcggcggcgccgaggtcgCCGTCAAGGCGCTCAACCCGCAGGGACTTCAGGGCGACCGGGAGTGGCTCGTCAGTTTCATTTCAAACAACTTTGTGTGTCAATGATCAACAAATGTGTGAATTTTGTGTGTGCgtgtttcagacagaggtgaGCTGTCTAGGACAGTACAGCCACCAGAACCTGGTGGAGCTCATCGGCTACTGCTGCGAGGACGACCACCGGCTGCTGGTCTACGAGTACATGGCCAAGGGCAGCCTCGAGAACCACCTCTTCCGACGTACCTACACACTTCCGAAtccacttcttcttcatcatcttctgTCATTTTTAaactgaaatgaaatgaaattttcACTGTCGGGTCAGGCTCGTGCAGTCTCTCCTGGACGACCCGGGTGAAGATCGCCCTGGACGTGGCCCAGGGCCTGGCCTTCCTCCACGGCGCCGAGCGGCCCATCATCTACCGCGACTTCAAGACCTCCAACATCTTGCTCGACGCGGTTCGTCCCAATCTGTCAGTTTCTTTGCATGCTTAATCTGAATCTGAATATTTCTCTGGTGCTTGGCGTTGGTACTGCATTGCAGGATTTCAAGGCGAAGCTGTCGGACTTCGGGCTGGCCAAGGAAGGGCCGATGGGCGGGAACACGCACGTGTCGACGCGGGTGATGGGGACCTACGGGTACGCGGCGCCGGAGTACATGGCGACGGGGCACCTGACGGCGATGAGCGACGTCTACGGCTTcggggtggtgctgctggagaTGCTGGTGGGCCGGCGGGCGCTGGACCCGCCACCGAGGCCGAGCtcccggcccggcccgccgGGCCCGGGACCGCCGGCAGGCCGGCCGGTCGGGACGCTGGTGGACTGGGCGCGGCCCATCCTGATCCGGGGCAAGAAGCTGGAGAAGATCGTGGACCGGAGGATGGAGCAGCAGGGCCAGGGCGGCTACTCGGCCCGGGCGCTGGAGCGGGTGGCCAGGCTCGCCTACGACTGCCTCAGCCAGAACCCCAAGGTGCGGCCTGACATGGCCAGGGTCGTCAAGGTCCTCGaggccgcgctcgccgccgacgcggaAGACGACGGCCGCGGATCCgattcttctccggcgccggcggcacggTGATGTATGTAGATTTTGGTACGTGCATCCGTACGGCGACGGCGAGTAGAGAAGGACGGCTTAGTGTACGTGGAGCCCGTCGATCGGCGTGTGCAATTATGTGAAGAGAAATTAAACGCGCTGTGCATGAACGAACGACGAATCGTCCGATTTGATCGAATAAAATGCGATGATAATATGGTGGTGATTGTAGATCACCAAATCTTGAGATCCCTGTCTGTCTTGTAGATCAACAGATCTTGAAAACAAACGAAAACATAAATGAAGGTAAAAAGGATAATTTGTGGCTGCTGGGATTCGAGCCCAGGTCTCCACGGCCACAACGTGGAATTCTCACCACTAAACTACAGCCACATTGTTGTCTTGGATTGCGACGTAATTTTATAAAGACGTAATTACTACTAAACGTACAATCAAAAAGGAGCTGATGCTGGGCTCATCtgtttggaatttttttgccGTGCGCACTGATTGTTTACCATACTATGCTGATTGGTTGGACGAAGTTTACCTTACTAGCGTTACACTGTTACCTCTCTCTTTTCGTCCCGAGTTACACCTCCTATACCACCAGCCGTAGTCTCGACTGCATATGCCGCATCAACATTCAACTTAACGTAATTTTCTCTCGGCTTCTGCCAGCCGTTCCGCACAATCCCTGCCCCTCCCTTCTTTTTAGCTCTGGAATAGTTCGACACCAGGGTTGAAATCGCGTGTGCTGACCTGACAGGCAATTGGTCCGGTTCTCCATGCGTAGCTTGCCGCCGCTCCCACCAAACATACCAGATGGCAGCAGCGATTAGATCATTCCGCATAACATCGGGAAAGAAAGGAGCCAAATCAGATGTTTTTAGGAGAATCAACAAATCAGATAAACAGAAATAATGCTCAAgggttctaaaaaaaaaagaaatattgctcaaggagagaaaaaaaaatctagtacGACTTATGAGACAAAGGCCTAGTAGCAGAAAGAATAAAGTGGGCTGCGGCCCAGGTCGAGTGGCTCAATTCCGCGGCCACTGCCAGTGCCGACCAATCCTCTTCGTCTTTCTTCCCCGATGCCGGTCCCAAATCTGAGAGTGATCGAACACCGGCCACCCGGCCGGCCGCCTTCTCTGCTTTCCCTTTTCCCTCCATCGAGTCTCCAGATCTCCCGCCGTTTAGTGGATTACGGATGGCAGCCGGAGAGATTATAGCCCGTGTGCTCAGCCGGCGATATTGATAGCCCGTCTGCTCTGCCTGCGACCGgaaaggcggaggaggaggtcgaggccTACGCGGGTGGGATTTTAAAAATTCTTGGCCTCGTTCAGCTCACATCAAAACCCCAACGGGATTCAGGGGAAAATGAACTACAATCCCTTACACCTGGTAGCATCGGGACGCAGCATGGTCCGGTATTTCTCCATGATGCATAGAGAGATAACATAGTTATGGCGGTGCTAAAGTTTCTCTGAATTTGATAGCTTAAACAGCCTGTCTGAATCTTACATTTAACAGTCTGAATTTGGCAACTAACAGTATGGATCGAATTTTGTATCTGACAATCTGAATTTTTTGTGCTTGCAGGAGGGGGTCCACATAAGCTGATCTTGTGCAGGCTTTGGAAGTGTACCTGCCACTTATTCTAGGACTGGCAGAAGACTTATCTCGTCATTTCAATATATAAACCTTTTGCTTAATCCAATCCATCTTTGCTGCTCTGAAATGATCGAGATCCTCGCAAAAATTCAGACAATTTTCGTTCCCATATAAAATCCTTGGCAGGGAGCGAGCTGGAAGCCTAAAAGACAAGATAAGTTCATGTGGATGAACCAAGAAGACAATGCAGAGGTCCCACAACTAATGCATGGCTATATCAATAAATATATGTTCGTTGCAAGGATGAAGTGAGAAGATTAACTCGTCTTAATTTGGTGTTGTCAGGAAATGGCATTAGCCGCTTGGCCAGTGCGTGGTACGAGGCGCTGTTCTACACATGATGGGCCATGCTACGCCGTCACAAGCGAACTCCCTGCTCCTCCCAAAGATATCACTTGAAGGTTACCATGCCAAAATATCCAAAGGTTGTAGAATCACTGTGTGATACTACTTCCTCTGAATATTAACTGTTACAGTTCTGAATGTACTGTTTCATATAGCTGTCCTGTCCGTCTGAACGAATGATTTAATGATTTGTGTTGGTCAGAGAACAAGCAAGCTTCAGTGGAGATATTCCTCAAGCCGGCCGGGTACCTCGAGTGTGCCATGCAGCATGTTCTTCCCAGGATGTTGCCTGAAAAGAGGTGTTGTAGTGTACGTACAAATACAATGCAATGCAACAAGTGTGCcaatatttggacaaaaacACAGATTTCTCCTATTGCAAGACTTGCTCATATTACATTGACATAAGAATACAGTGTGAGAACTTATCAGATTATAGCTGGCAAATTATTCTCCCTACATCCCTTGCTGTTTTCTCGAACAAACTCCTGCTATTTTTAATTGGCAGCACAATACCCTTATAATCCAAATATTCAAAGCCTGAACTGCAAGGTTTGCAAATTAGGGCTGTACAATTCTCTTTTGTGCGTATTTGTAATACCATCATGGATTGATGGATCATTTTACTAGCTACAGTTTCTTACTACAGGTTAAACTATAAATTTAATTCAGCCATTCCTCATATTAAGCACTAGAGGTACCATGTATTCCTATTTGATTTTATGACTGACTTGAATTGGTTTGTGGTGCTAATATTTAGATTAAAAAAGTATGTTTTCTATTATCTCTATGAAGTTAAAAGAAAATCTTGAATCCATCTTCAGAAGGTAAGCCACATAACCGCAGTCTCTGATATTTCCAATCAATTAAGAATTCTGGAGCTGTTTGGGTCATTGTTGTTTCTTATTTGATTTGTTCAGTGGTAGCAGCTAGCCAAAATATGGAACAACGACACTTAAAGGCGAGTTATTAATTTTTCACCGGTGATACTTTTTTTATAACGGGCATTTTTTAATGGTACTTAAAGGTgaattcttcctttttttgtgGTACTAAAAGGTGACTTCTTAGTATTTGAGCGGCGCGTCCACCAACAACTTGCCTTGTGTGACCACTTTTCTACCTACAACAACAACACTTTTTGACAATTTATTTTGTATCTGAAAGATTGTTACCGTCATGCTGCATATGTACTTTGTTGCTGCTTAATGTCCTCTGTattctgctgctgctaaaTGGATTTGCACTTGCCTCAAGCAGACGTCAAGCTTAACGAATCCGCATATGCAAATACACGAACCATACGTGGTTGGTGGAGCCTGGAGCTTGACGACCTTGCATAAAGCTGATTTGACCTGACATTTCAGTTCTTTTACTCTCTTGTGCATCTGTCAATTTTTGTGGAAATGCGATGCAACAGCTGCCATGGGCATGAAGGAAGTTTTTTCATCTCACCAGCCTCCTCTGGAGTCAGGACTCCTTGTCTCCTTGATCAAAACACTACAGAAGAGTTTGAAATTCGTTTCCATGACTGGGACTGCCTATGCCTAACTGGAAACAAAAAGAGGTTCTCTGCACGAAAAActtcctctctcctctctgtcTCTATAAATACTGCAGATTTCTGTCTTGGCAGTTGGCACCATAGATCAATAATTTGTATTATTCATGAGACTTGTTGAGTGAATAAACTGCAGTCATTCGTAGAACTAGCTCAGAAGATTTTTAATATGGATCTTGCCATATCAGCTGTCACAGGTGATCTCGCGAGTCGGGTCGTCTCTTTTCTCATGAACAAGTGTTCAGATCATGTATacttggaggaggagaaggtggaGAGGCTACAACAACTCTTGCTGAGAGTCTGCACGgtcgtggaggaggcggacgagCGATACATCACAAACTCTTGTATGCATATACAGTTAAAGACATAGCGGCTGCCATGTACCAAGGCCACCATATGTTGGACAACATCAGGTGCAGGCAACAAAAGGATGGTTCCAAGGATTTGGTGAGCAATTCATTTGCCTTATCTGTTTCCAATCCTTTCAAACGTTCTCGCACAATTGGTAGTTCTTCAGCTAGCAAAGCCTTTAACTTGGGGTTACATGGTGCACTGCAAAACCTAGAAGCTGTTGTTGCTAACATGGTGGAGTTTGTTGTACTTTTGGGTGGATGCGAGCGTATTTCTCCTAGACCTTACGACACATATCTTCATGTGGAGAACTTCATGTTTGGTCAGCATGTCGAGAAGCAGCAGATCACTAGCTTCTTACTGCAACACAACGCACCTGGTCCTCCGGCAGTGCTGCCAATCTTTGGTAGCCGTGGAGTTGGGAAGAAAACCCTTGTTGCACATGTGCAACTATGATAGGGTCCGTTCTCACTTCTCTAAGATTCTTCACCTGAATGGAGATGATATTTTCAGAATAACAGACCATGAAAGGTTGTCATGGAGGGTATTGGTTG
This is a stretch of genomic DNA from Brachypodium distachyon strain Bd21 chromosome 1, Brachypodium_distachyon_v3.0, whole genome shotgun sequence. It encodes these proteins:
- the LOC100827629 gene encoding probable serine/threonine-protein kinase PBL17, which produces MHRWIIASCGDMRPVRRRDAQDQPEEPRRRRSATVSPPRLRKEGSGGIPVPKDMAEFRTMSEYGHLRLFTYDQLRHATADFSPRLIVGEGGFGVVYKAVVGGAEVAVKALNPQGLQGDREWLTEVSCLGQYSHQNLVELIGYCCEDDHRLLVYEYMAKGSLENHLFRRSCSLSWTTRVKIALDVAQGLAFLHGAERPIIYRDFKTSNILLDADFKAKLSDFGLAKEGPMGGNTHVSTRVMGTYGYAAPEYMATGHLTAMSDVYGFGVVLLEMLVGRRALDPPPRPSSRPGPPGPGPPAGRPVGTLVDWARPILIRGKKLEKIVDRRMEQQGQGGYSARALERVARLAYDCLSQNPKVRPDMARVVKVLEAALAADAEDDGRGSDSSPAPAAR